The nucleotide sequence ATTTTCGCACAGCTTATCTCCATGTTCATCAATATAAGTAGCGATTTGTTTGTTACAACTCTGACATAATCCTTCTTCTCCATTGTAAGCATGCATTTTAAAATTATCCGTCATCCATACCCCGCTCTTAACCAGATATCCTTTCAGTGGGGCGCTCTTTCTTTTGCTCAGTCTTTCAGAAATTTCACCAAGCACTTGGCCGAAATTATTGAAAGCCTGCCCGTTAAATGCCAATTGGGCCAGGTTTACTGCCAATTCACCGCCAAATTGACTGACCGACCACCGGTCCAACTCCTGTTGAAACGCTTCAATCCTTTCGAATGAACCGGGCAGATTGGGGAGAAGAACGTAAAACTTCCCGCCGGAGGACATGACGATATTGACTACCGGGAGATCAAATTCATGAATGAGATTATGGCTGACAGCTTCGCTTAAAGCGTTAAGGTAAAATGAACGGGCTCTCAGTCTCTTGGCTACTCCGCCAACTCCGATATTGGCGATATCGAAAATGTAGTTCTGGATTCCGGAAAGATCGCCCACAACCAGGCGAAACTTATCAGGCCTATTGTCGGCGACGTCTCTTTCATTCAGTGTATTTTCCCTTTGATGATATAGGTAAAGGCAGGCCGCGATGGCACTGGTGGTACGAAGGTGATCAAACAATGAAATATCCGGCGCCATCTCTTGAGTATTACTGGGAACACACCAAGTATAGCGCTGGAGCAAGGACAGCAAGTGGGTATAAAGGCAGTCAAAATCTGAAAGGTTAACCTTGGATATTATTTTGTCAAAATCACGGCCGAAATCCTTCAAGTAATTGTTTGTCTGTTCCGGAGCCAATTGCCGGAAAGATTCCGGGAATGAGTTTGCCGGGTTTAACGGGCGAAGTCTGTAGTGATTTACATCCGGGGTAGGATTAGTTAATTTAAGCCGGGAAAAAATAGAAGCCAAAGGTCCAGTTTTATAATCCCGGTATTCGCCTGATTCCTCCCCCTGTTCTGCCGAAGAGTAATTATCAGCGGCACTTACCAGATAAGCCAACGGCCGTATCGACGAGTCGGCTTGCTGTACACGCGGTTCGGGGGGGAAACGGGTTGTTTCGTGATGACGCTGGACAAGTTCCACCAGTAGACTTATATCTGTTACTTTATCAAAAGCGCCTGATTTGGCTTTAATAAAGCTGGCAGACACTGCCGGATGCTTTCCGGCAACTTTGAGCGATCCTTTAAACTCACCTCTTTGAATGAACTTGCCTATATCGTGAAGTAGACCGGCCAGGATGACAGTCTGATATTCCCTACTCATGTTATATCCCCTCGCAAAGTGTTAAAAAGATATTCAATAGTATTATGCCAAAATCCTCCTAAATATCGAAATAAACACAATATTACCACAAACAAAGACAACCAGATTAATATCTCATCTAAGGCTAATAGGAGCCAAATATTCGGCTCATACAGTCAAAAAACCCTTGTTATCGGGTTTTCAACTTCAATTAATTAATGTCTTTTCCGCAGCACTTTTTATACTTTTTCCCGCTGCCGCATGGGCAAAGTTCGTTTCGTCCGATTTTCGGCGGCTTTACTATTGGAACAAACTTATTATCATTGTTAAAATCATCATCCCAGAACCAATCTTCATCCTCCGGATCGTCAATATATTCACCGGGAAAATCTAAATCATCTTCCTCAAGTTCAGCCCGCAATTTATCCAAATCCGCCAAGTTGACCCCATTGGCATCGCAAAGTCCCACCAGAGCTACCTTAGCAGCATATACCACATCATCGGATTCATCATCCAGCATCCGCCGCACTTGAAAAATAGCCTCCGGATCGCCGTATTCCAAGAGCTGCTCCAATGTCGTACGGCGCACATCTTCGTCAGGGTGCGCCAGACGGCTCAAAAGGAAATCAAAAACTTTCTGGTGGCGGATTTTTGCCAAAGCTCCACAGGCAAAAACCCCCGGCCAAATATCATTTGAACCTTCCTCATCTTCATCAGCAGGCTCGTCCCAATCATCATTATTTTCCTCTTCAATATCTTCTTCATTAATATCTTCTTCGTCCTTATCCCAGGATTTAACATAATTAATGATCTGCCCGACGGCTGTTTCGCCGCAACGGGCGAGGGCTTCCTGCACTGAGCACACTGAACCTTCTTCCTCATCCTCTTCCGACATGTTTGAAAAGGATTCCAACAGCCCTTCAACCGCATCCGGCGTCCCAATGTGACCAAGCGCTTCGGCTATGCACCAACCTTCATACATACCATCATCCACTACACTGGCAGAATGAAGATATTCAGCCAGCGTCCGCACGGCCTGATTACCGTAACCCGCCACCTCCTTAATCAACCTGCGCGGCGATACAGTATATCTCCTGGTCAGTTCATTCACCAGATCGACAACCGGATCCAGTTTTCCCTCGGACTTTAACATAACTTTATCCAGTTCGCGCAATATTGGATAAACGGAACACGCCACCAGCCAGATGTCCTTTTTATTCGTGCGGAAATGACTATTACGCGCCGGAATATCCGCCTTCTCGAAATAGTCAATAATAGCGATGCATGAGCCGAGCCGTGTATCCTTTATTTTATCTAAGAACTCCTCTTCACTTAAATTCAATGCGCTTTCATTCCAGACTCCCGCGTTAATAAAAACAGACTTCGTTGTCCTGATGATTGGCTCTTTGATTAGTTTGCTTAAACGTCGACAATCCTTTTTCTTCAAAGCCTTTAAAACAGCCGATTTCTTCTTGCCATCTCCGGCTATCAGACCTGTATCAACGGAATTAATGAACGTATTTACATCAAAACTTATATTCATAGCCAGCCGCGGCTCACCCAGCAACGCGGCCAGGCATGCCAGAAAATCATCCTTGACTATTTCGTCATCAGACTGATGATACAATTGAACGATTTCCGGTGCCGCGCGGTAATATTGCAGCTCAGCCAATGACTCGGCACAGGCGATCGCTTCATCAATATAATCCGTTTCACCCATAATGCGCATCAATTCTTCTTCCACGCCACCACCGGGGTAAGCGCCCAGGGCGCGCAGGATAGCTTCGCGGTTCGGCTGTCCGGGGTCGCGCGCCGCACTTAGAAGGGGTTCGCGGGCAGATTCAGATCCTAGTTCTCCCAGAACCGTAGCGGCCTCTTGAGCAGTAAATTCATCCCCTTCAAGCAGAATTGTCAACAAGTCACCAATACATCCATCATCGCCAAGCCAGCCCAGGGAGTTAATAGCGCCAAGCCGTACCATGTGATCCGGATCTTCACGGATGCTCGCCCGCAAAGGCGCTGCTGCCCCCGGACCGAAATATTGGAGTTGAAAAGCCGCATGCCTCCTCACCCGCACATCCGGACGGGCAAGATCTTTTATGTAATCATCTATTCCTTTCAGAGCAATCACATCCCGATTGTATTAAGATTTCTCAAAGCAAATAATTATTCAAATTCTAATTTCATCAAAAATAGCGGTACGACGGACATTCTGTTTTTGTGATATAATTACCCTGCATGATCCTTTATCAACATGCCAGGTGGTGAATCCGTTGATATTTAAAATGTCCTCCAACATTGAAATTGAGAAGTTGTTACCACGGTTTAAAGCGCTTTCTAATTGTTTTCCACAGGTTATCGCCGCCTACCTTTTTGGTTCCCATGTTTCCGGACGCCCGACCCCCCTAAGTGATATCGATGTTGGAGTGTTATTAAATGAAGATTTACCGGACATGAAATCATTCCGGATTGAAATGAGCCTATTGGGAGAACTACAAAAGATTTTTAATACTGACAACATCGACTTAGTAATCTTAAATAAAGCTCCCCTCCCCATACAGTACAGCGCCACAAGCGGTATACTGCTGTTCTCCAACAACCACGAAAAAAGAACAGATTTCGAAGAGTATGTACGAAAATATTATATCGACTGTCTGCCCATTTACCGTGAATATCGTGAGGAGTTTTTTAAAAGACTCCGAGAGGTAAAAATGCAAAATGGTTAACTTTCAAAAGATTGAGAAACAACTGCAAATGCTAAATAAATTTTTGGATATTCTAAGCCGATTAAGTAATTGTGAACATCGGAACCATATTATATCCACTCATAATTTTGAAGCTCCAAAAGATTAATTAGATATCTTATTCATTAATCCAACCTCACTATTATATGGCACATCGACAATATTAGGCCGGCCACGCCCATTATTCCAGGCAAACCCCTTGCTTCTGAGCATGCAGTAATGTCGCCATGATAATGGTACTAACAATTGGCTGGCTTCAAGCGGTTCATTTGCTGACATTAAAGTCTGGTACTCGCTTTCAAGACAAGCAGGTAAAACTTCCATACCGTCAAAAGCACGGTAAAACAATTCTTCCAGGCTTTCATCTGCATCGAAGGCGCGCAGGGTTTTCAAACAACTGGCTTCGAATTCGGTATATGATTCTTGAAATTCGTTATTCCAGCTTTCTGCGACCTTGCCATGATAAACTTCATCTAACCAACATGAAATTTCCTCTTCATTAATTAAATTTCCGGCATTCTTTTTGAGAACTTCCAAAGATCTTAGTACCAACTCTTCTTGGTAAACATGCCGGCCATCACTTGGTTCGGTGAAAACATTAACTGGCGCCCATTCTTTCAAACGGCGCCGGTTGATACGTCCAAAACGTTGAATCAATGCCTCTAATGGGGCAGGGTCTGAATAGATTACGTCCAAATCAATATCAAGGCTTACTTCCACAACCTGGGTGGACACCAATATAATTGGTCTGCGGGCTTTGGATTGTGAACCACTTGTATCCTGTATGATTATTTCTTTGCTTAAACGGTCCCGGCCGTTAAAACGTCCGTGAAGCAACAGCACTTCAACACGGTTGGCCAATTCTTTGGACAATTCATTATAGGCCTGCTGCGCTCTCATTATAGTATTGCAGCAAACCAAAACACTCAGGTTGTTCTTTGCCTCATTGGCGATTCGTTTAAGCCAGCTTCCCTCCAGCAAATCTCCTTCCCGAACCAGCAAGCGGTGTCGTTGAAACTTTCTAAACACCTCTGGAGTAGCCTGGATAATTTTGTTCGTTCCCAAGGCATCAGCGAGCTTGGATTGCAATAAACCAGGTAATGTCGCCGACATAACCAAAAAGCGTGCTCCAAAGTTTTTTCTTAAATATTTAATTGTTGCTAAAATTGCTGCCAGGCGCTTAACATCGTAAGCGTGGATTTCATCAAAAATAAAAACTCCGCCAAGGAAATCAGTTAGAAGGGACTCATACCCTTTAAGACGGTAAAGCCCTTTGAGCATTTGATATGGACTTAATACCCGCACGGGATAGTAATGCAAGCGAGCTAATTGCCTGGCCCACCGTGCTAGCTTCATTGCCTGCTTCCGACCGTAATCTTCTTCCAAATAACGTCTGTACAGCGCTAACACGCTGCGGCTATGTTCCAACCCTACCCGGCCGGGAAAGCCCTTTTGAATTAGCCTGCCGTACATTGCGTTCATACTTGCCTGATAGGGCAAAGTATAGAGCAACCGGGAAATAGGTTTTTCACTATCATCCTGATTATGCGCCCATAAAAGGGCCGCCTCGGTTTTTCCACTCCCGGTGGGCGCAATCAATATCGCTGATTCTCTCGTATTTAAACAAGCAGTTTGATGAGAATATAATGTTTCTTTTAATAATCCCCATTGAGTCAACAATTCGTCAGTGTTGTACAATTGACATTTAGATAAAGAACCGGCATGAGCTGAAGCAGTGTGATCGCAAGAAATGATATGACCGCGTAACGCCAATGTACCGACAGTCAGAACATCCTTTCTCAAACGGCTTGTTTGACGCAACCAGCGCCGAAGATTCATTAAAAGCTCGCGTATGTTCATTGAACCCTTACTTATAAACAGATTCAAGGCATTGTCCCGTGAAACCAAATCCACCATCTTTACTCCGGATGAGGCAAGGCCTAACTCTTCAATCCATGTCGGTATACATTCAGCCAGCCACTGCCAAAGCCCTTTGAGAACACTCTCTTCAATCCCGGCTGTTAAATCTCCCACCGTATTTTCAGAACAATCTTTGCTCCCCAGGTAAAAAAAGGTAATTTCGTCAGGGTCCTTGTGGTGATAAACAATCGCTGCCGCCGTCCAAAGATTTTCATCCTTACTAAAACCTTTGTTAATCCAATCCAGGAATGCTAATGAAAGGACTTCGTGCCGGTGCGGCCATCGCGGCCCCTCACGCAACCCATTCTGAAATCCTTTTGCCGCTTTTCCGAAATCATGAAGCAAACAAGACCAGAATAGGGTTTGCCACAAACCAGGGAAACCGACCATTTCCGGAAGGTAAGGGCGAAGCTCAATCATCTCGGATAACTTTTGTAATACAAACCATGTGTGCCGGGCTAAACTTTCCCCGTCTTCCCCGTTCTTGTCCTTTTCCGGGCTTTTTGCCCATATATCATCCAACCAGTCCGGCCATAACAGGCTGGTCATCGTAATCCCCCACAAATGTATGAAATAACAATCCGAGTTGCGCGCCTTTCTCCTCCGGCGACTCCGGGTCAACCCAATATTTCTCCCCTATTAGCTCCTGATACTTTATTAATTCTTCCGTATATACCCGGCGGTGCAATACTACGTAACGTGCAAAAAAAGGAATACGCCCATTAGCATAATCCAAAAAACGCGGCATCAATACCACGTAACCTCGCCCGGTCTGCAACGCCATCCGATACGGCGCAAGGGTATGCTCAAAATAAGCTCCGGCAGAAGAAACTAGCTTTACACTGCTGACACTAGTGTAGGTAAACAGGTCTTGAGATCTGCCCAAGACAACAGAATAACAAGGCGAGAGAAAAGCGCTTTTCCATTCCGGCCTATTGATATATAACGTTAACTTTGGCTTAAACAAGATAGTTCGTTTAAAAGGATTAACCGACCCTTCAGTTACCTTGGGGAATTTTGTACCCGGCAGCTTACCACTGGAAGGAGTCAGGACATGAATATGTTCCACATCATCAAATTTCGCCTGGTAGGTAAAGTGATAGGCGAATTCTATCCCTTCAGGCGGCACCCATTTACCCAGGGCACTGCATATATGTCCGTAAATAGTAGCAGGGGGAGGCATTTCAAAAGTTGGGTGAACACCCTGCATAAAGTGGGGGTACCGGAAGGAAGTGGTTAACCCCTCCGCCACGATTTTAAGTACCTCCATCTTCTCCTCCTATTCTAACCAAGCCGCGTTTTCCGGTGATTCTAACGCTTTTATCAATTCCCTGAAAGATTCACGCGGATGGCTGAGCCGTACCCTACTGCCTGTTGGTGTATTAATAAAACTTTCTAACTTTTCTCTTTCTTCATCCAGGTAACCACGTACCCAACCGACATAAACATCAGAAAGAATTTCCTCCTTAAAGACAGTCAAAACCTCTTCTAAAGCTTCGATTTTCAGTTCCGGAAGGCCACGCTTGTTTCCCCCTATTACGTAACCAAAAACATGATTTCCGCCCCGGGTCACTGCAAGAATTACCACCGGAGGTGTGATATCGGTATAGTGCAGGGTCTGCTTGGCTCCTCCATCCAGGGTAGCCATTCCTTCAAAAAGAGTGGTAACCCGCTTAATACGCTCATCTAAGGGTAAGCGATACGCCTTTTCCTGTTTCATATGCAACAAGCCAAGCTCAGCCGCTTCTTTTTTTCGCACTTCGTCGAGGTTGCGAAAACCTGTTTTTTGTTTATACCAGAACGTGCCGGCGGACTTTAAGTCCAGAGAAAACAAACCTTTTAAAGTGGTGCGGTAAAACTGGTGCTCATGAGGTACAGGGTCGCCTTCGTGTCGTGACATCACCCCGAAGTCACTGGTCGGAGTGACCGGGGCAATGGAAACCAAAGTGCCGGCTCTAAAAGGTGCTGCCCTGGTCACTGTGTCTGTGGTTTCTGTCTCACCGGCCCGCAACTGGTCGGATTCACGCTTGGCCCGTGCAGACTCACGTTTAGAATGGGCACGCATATACCCAAAAAGGTCATCATCCCAATACTTTACCGGATTGGCGTCAGTATAGGCGATTTTTTCCTCACGGTAAACAGGCGCGGATACCCACGAGCCAGTCTGCTCCAAAGTCGTACGTAACCAGTACTTGAAAGCCTGGGCCGAAACATATGGATAATAGCCCTCTTTGGTCCAGATTAATTTTACACCGGTGCTATTGTCATAACGTTCACCTGGAATATTTCCCTGATTATTCAACGCTGACGCCGGCGCGTCAACAAGTAACAGGCCAGTGACAAAAGCCATTATAAATCCCCCTTTTCTGGTTCATCGTCATCTTTTAGTTCATGCAAGGTATCCTTATTTTTACCCAGCCAGCCCAGGTTGTATAGTTGTTCAATCATTCTGATTAAAACAAGATCAGTGGCCAGGCGCCGGTCCGGTCGCTCCACCTCAAAACCTTCCTCAAACACTTCGATAAACGGTTCTAAAGTGATCAGGGGCGGGTTGCCTCTTTTTACATGGGCCAGGTTGGCTCTAATCAGTGTATTACGCAGGTGAAGGTAATTTTTTGCGTTGTAAAACGCGGTAAAAAACTTACGGTCGTCTTCTCCGTAGATATACGCAGCCAGCCGGTCACCTAAATCCCGAATTTGCCTGATGCGTTCTTGATCCACTTTCATCACCTCTCTTAAAAAAAGGTCTGTAATTTTCCAGGAAATCAAACTGGCCTCGTCTCTTATTGAATAGAAGCCGCGCGGGTCGTCCTCCGTTTTCACATGCGCCGGAACACGCAAGAAGTAACGACGGATGAACTTACCGGCATTGTCCGGCAACTGGAATAAATCTTCAAACAAAAAGTTTCTTTTCGGGCGGGTATCTTCCGCTTCACCATCCGCGGCACGTTTTTTCTTTTTGCCAGGCAACGCTAAACGCCATGCCCGTTCGGCAATAGCGTTCCATTCAGCCCGGTAATTAGGACTGGCCAGTTGAACAAGAAAACCCGTAAGCTCAATCGGCAGATGATATATTTCCAGGGGTGGATTCCGGTCGTCTAAAGGGTTGGACTGCCCGCTATTGGTCAGGTGGTAGGCTGTTACGGATGAGGGGCGGTGGTCTAGAGCCTCCTCCCGCCGCCTCAGTTCAATATTCAATAGCGTTTGGATCAGCAGGGTTTTAGCTGACATTTTCGCCTCCGGCATTTTACTGCTGCCTGCCTGTTGTGCCAACAGCATAGCCTGCCGGTTGTACCCAAAAAATTCAGCTGCGAAATCATAAGTTATATCTGTGTTGTCGGAGTGAACCGCTAAAAGCCTGCCGCCGCATTTGGCACACCCTAAAGGGAAAGCCTGCAGGCACAGGGCTGCCTCACCTGAAACCGGCAGACCAGTGTGTCCCGCAGGATGAAAGTTGATTACTCCCTCTCCGGTAAGCAAAGGAATGTGCTGCCGGTATGCCCGCCCGGGCGGCAGCTTGTCCGAGAAGGCAACTGCCGTGGCAGCTTTACCTGTGAACACACATCTTTCTTCCGGCAACTCTTTGCCGTAGCCTCTTAAAATTCTTCTGGCATAGTCGCTGCGTTTTTCCGGCTGTTTAGTAAAAGCCGGTTGATTGAACCAGGCATTGGTAGTAAAAGCTACCCCAAGAAAAGATTTCAACGGCTCCCGGGCATATTCGCGTTCAATAAAAGACGCCATTGAATCCAGATCGGCTTCCGTTACAGAACTCGGATCATATTTTCCTGCAAAAACGGTCACCATAGCCAGCCCGACGTCAAAAAAGGGATGCCCAGTGTAACTAAGTATCTTTCTCACCTCTTTTCGAAGAGTGGTTAAAAAAATCTTTTGTCCCCTTGTCATCGGGAAAGAATTACATACAAAATAATCCTTACTTTTCAGTCCCCTTGTTATCGGGATTAAGAGTTAGTTGTAACTCAAATAGAAATCAGGTATAATATATTACATACAGGTTTATAATTTTAAATACTAGCATGGCCGGCCTGCAGTATGTGGGCAGAGGTGCGGGGCAAGTCCTGTATAAGGCACCCGTGACACAAAGGCTATGCTAAATTATTTAACAATTATTTTCACTCCCTGTTTAAGATGTTTTATTAGATAAAAAAAACTTGGAGCTGTCATATTATTAAAATCCCTAGATGCAGCTCCACAGATAGCATCTGCGATTTGAATACCCTTTTCTTTTTCTGAAAGTCCCCATCTAACATTACACGGACATAACATCTCTTCTCTGATTTTTTCTATGTGCTTATCCATATACCGCTTGCTTCGCTCGACTTTATCTAGAACGATTAAGCTAACATCAGTTAAATCTACGTCCATGAGAAGTTTTACAATAGCTTCACTATAGTCTTTCTTATGACCTCTATAATTAACAAAATGCACCACCCAAAATTGAAAACCCTTTACCGAAATTTCATGCAACATTTTTTGTCTTTGTTGATCAGGGGTTTTGCAATCTTTGTATTCATTCGCTACAAATTTTTTTGAAATGGATGCAGCATAATGTCGCCATTTATTTACAGATGACCTGGCACTTTTTTCACTAAAAATTTTAACTGCCACAAAGGTCCAATTTTTCTGAAAGCCGCTCTCTTCAACGTAAATTATCATTTTTCACCTTGCGAGAGAATAGTATTTTATCCTGTAAGTATTATTCATTGTATGTAATTTTAACATTTTTGATTTCAATTTATTATCGCAGGTTGATTTAAGAATGTCAACAGATTTTTCCTGAAAAGATGATAAATTTTCCCATCCCAAACACCGCTCCTTTGCCCACATGGACCAACTCACCCAGCCGCAGTAGTGGCATAAACTCGCCTAAATCCCCCTCATATTCCACCCGGCCAACCACGCCGCCCAGGTTCATCTTGTTTTCCTGGCGCGAAGAGTAGCGTTCCCAGTCCACCCATCTGGTGTCATTCTTAATTAACCGGACTTCGGCGGCGCGCTCGATCAACCCGGCAAAATCAAGATCGAGCTCCCAGTCGTGGTGAAAATAGGCTAGGGATGAGAGCCTGCGCAGGAGGTTGCGAATGAGTATGTGGAATTCAACTCGTTGAACGAATTTTTCTTCAAACTTAATCCTGGTCATGGTTTGGAATTCTAAACATACTTGCTGTATACCCAGGATACCATTTGAGCCATCCATGATTTTACCGATATCGCTTTGTAATGTCAGATTTACATTCCTTACAAGCTGGTCTCCCACATGGTAAACTATTTCACTCTCATGATTTATAGGGTTGACCGCCCTTATCTCGGCCAGGCGGTATTTTTTGCGCATTCGGCCAATTCCCATCTCACCCAGTTCACGAAAGGCAACAATAAAATAAGGCAGATAATTGATCGCATTGCCAATCAGGATTAAATTAAAGCGCAATTTCTCGCCTGGTCTGTAATCAGTTTTAGATTCCAGTGGTGGCTCTATGATAAAAGGGCGTGGTACATTCTCGTAGTTTCGTAGCGCCTCTGAGCCTGGAGGCGGCGCTGTTTCGAAGATATAGGCATAAGGACA is from Pelotomaculum isophthalicicum JI and encodes:
- the cas10 gene encoding type III-A CRISPR-associated protein Cas10/Csm1, which produces MSREYQTVILAGLLHDIGKFIQRGEFKGSLKVAGKHPAVSASFIKAKSGAFDKVTDISLLVELVQRHHETTRFPPEPRVQQADSSIRPLAYLVSAADNYSSAEQGEESGEYRDYKTGPLASIFSRLKLTNPTPDVNHYRLRPLNPANSFPESFRQLAPEQTNNYLKDFGRDFDKIISKVNLSDFDCLYTHLLSLLQRYTWCVPSNTQEMAPDISLFDHLRTTSAIAACLYLYHQRENTLNERDVADNRPDKFRLVVGDLSGIQNYIFDIANIGVGGVAKRLRARSFYLNALSEAVSHNLIHEFDLPVVNIVMSSGGKFYVLLPNLPGSFERIEAFQQELDRWSVSQFGGELAVNLAQLAFNGQAFNNFGQVLGEISERLSKRKSAPLKGYLVKSGVWMTDNFKMHAYNGEEGLCQSCNKQIATYIDEHGDKLCENCRRDLLLGTMLPGASYIAYTMTDVPAKYRVSTFHLHGDYSLAVLADAPEADFPGYLICKLNETNIEEIPDHPALPKFMANYIPLAGEEHCTGCPGCKDEKKPAFGEPVYFDCMANRSRGRKMLGYLKADVDHLGSLFVYGLRDNQDDRNSISRIATMSRMLDLFFSGRVDQLLNIRFKFCYTVFSGGDDLLIVGPWNEIVDLAVTVQDDFKKFTGQNKNITISAGIGLLKPGVPVSRSVMSADAALEESKERIIKRETEGRDQLTFLGRTMKWSKVAPLLETANQLSSWLDSEKLTVGFLRKLLNLSKMHRCYYEHEEVRGLKYLPLLTYEIARNLAPPGTRDTDAQAVRLWAENIKNLDHDHTVYLDFLVKYALLTKE
- the mntA gene encoding type VII toxin-antitoxin system MntA family adenylyltransferase antitoxin, producing the protein MIFKMSSNIEIEKLLPRFKALSNCFPQVIAAYLFGSHVSGRPTPLSDIDVGVLLNEDLPDMKSFRIEMSLLGELQKIFNTDNIDLVILNKAPLPIQYSATSGILLFSNNHEKRTDFEEYVRKYYIDCLPIYREYREEFFKRLREVKMQNG
- the cas3 gene encoding CRISPR-associated helicase Cas3', which gives rise to MTSLLWPDWLDDIWAKSPEKDKNGEDGESLARHTWFVLQKLSEMIELRPYLPEMVGFPGLWQTLFWSCLLHDFGKAAKGFQNGLREGPRWPHRHEVLSLAFLDWINKGFSKDENLWTAAAIVYHHKDPDEITFFYLGSKDCSENTVGDLTAGIEESVLKGLWQWLAECIPTWIEELGLASSGVKMVDLVSRDNALNLFISKGSMNIRELLMNLRRWLRQTSRLRKDVLTVGTLALRGHIISCDHTASAHAGSLSKCQLYNTDELLTQWGLLKETLYSHQTACLNTRESAILIAPTGSGKTEAALLWAHNQDDSEKPISRLLYTLPYQASMNAMYGRLIQKGFPGRVGLEHSRSVLALYRRYLEEDYGRKQAMKLARWARQLARLHYYPVRVLSPYQMLKGLYRLKGYESLLTDFLGGVFIFDEIHAYDVKRLAAILATIKYLRKNFGARFLVMSATLPGLLQSKLADALGTNKIIQATPEVFRKFQRHRLLVREGDLLEGSWLKRIANEAKNNLSVLVCCNTIMRAQQAYNELSKELANRVEVLLLHGRFNGRDRLSKEIIIQDTSGSQSKARRPIILVSTQVVEVSLDIDLDVIYSDPAPLEALIQRFGRINRRRLKEWAPVNVFTEPSDGRHVYQEELVLRSLEVLKKNAGNLINEEEISCWLDEVYHGKVAESWNNEFQESYTEFEASCLKTLRAFDADESLEELFYRAFDGMEVLPACLESEYQTLMSANEPLEASQLLVPLSWRHYCMLRSKGFAWNNGRGRPNIVDVPYNSEVGLMNKISN
- the cas5 gene encoding CRISPR-associated protein Cas5, whose product is MEVLKIVAEGLTTSFRYPHFMQGVHPTFEMPPPATIYGHICSALGKWVPPEGIEFAYHFTYQAKFDDVEHIHVLTPSSGKLPGTKFPKVTEGSVNPFKRTILFKPKLTLYINRPEWKSAFLSPCYSVVLGRSQDLFTYTSVSSVKLVSSAGAYFEHTLAPYRMALQTGRGYVVLMPRFLDYANGRIPFFARYVVLHRRVYTEELIKYQELIGEKYWVDPESPEEKGAQLGLLFHTFVGDYDDQPVMAGLVG
- the cas7i gene encoding type I-B CRISPR-associated protein Cas7/Cst2/DevR, which codes for MAFVTGLLLVDAPASALNNQGNIPGERYDNSTGVKLIWTKEGYYPYVSAQAFKYWLRTTLEQTGSWVSAPVYREEKIAYTDANPVKYWDDDLFGYMRAHSKRESARAKRESDQLRAGETETTDTVTRAAPFRAGTLVSIAPVTPTSDFGVMSRHEGDPVPHEHQFYRTTLKGLFSLDLKSAGTFWYKQKTGFRNLDEVRKKEAAELGLLHMKQEKAYRLPLDERIKRVTTLFEGMATLDGGAKQTLHYTDITPPVVILAVTRGGNHVFGYVIGGNKRGLPELKIEALEEVLTVFKEEILSDVYVGWVRGYLDEEREKLESFINTPTGSRVRLSHPRESFRELIKALESPENAAWLE
- the cas8a1 gene encoding type I-B CRISPR-associated protein Cas8b1/Cst1 — encoded protein: MRKILSYTGHPFFDVGLAMVTVFAGKYDPSSVTEADLDSMASFIEREYAREPLKSFLGVAFTTNAWFNQPAFTKQPEKRSDYARRILRGYGKELPEERCVFTGKAATAVAFSDKLPPGRAYRQHIPLLTGEGVINFHPAGHTGLPVSGEAALCLQAFPLGCAKCGGRLLAVHSDNTDITYDFAAEFFGYNRQAMLLAQQAGSSKMPEAKMSAKTLLIQTLLNIELRRREEALDHRPSSVTAYHLTNSGQSNPLDDRNPPLEIYHLPIELTGFLVQLASPNYRAEWNAIAERAWRLALPGKKKKRAADGEAEDTRPKRNFLFEDLFQLPDNAGKFIRRYFLRVPAHVKTEDDPRGFYSIRDEASLISWKITDLFLREVMKVDQERIRQIRDLGDRLAAYIYGEDDRKFFTAFYNAKNYLHLRNTLIRANLAHVKRGNPPLITLEPFIEVFEEGFEVERPDRRLATDLVLIRMIEQLYNLGWLGKNKDTLHELKDDDEPEKGDL
- a CDS encoding DUF3800 domain-containing protein, which encodes MIIYVEESGFQKNWTFVAVKIFSEKSARSSVNKWRHYAASISKKFVANEYKDCKTPDQQRQKMLHEISVKGFQFWVVHFVNYRGHKKDYSEAIVKLLMDVDLTDVSLIVLDKVERSKRYMDKHIEKIREEMLCPCNVRWGLSEKEKGIQIADAICGAASRDFNNMTAPSFFYLIKHLKQGVKIIVK
- the cas6 gene encoding CRISPR system precrRNA processing endoribonuclease RAMP protein Cas6, translating into MQKNFTIAKYEVSVEAGDHGLSLPAYKGSTLRGGFGNAFKRISCSMREKECRSCLLKLNCPYAYIFETAPPPGSEALRNYENVPRPFIIEPPLESKTDYRPGEKLRFNLILIGNAINYLPYFIVAFRELGEMGIGRMRKKYRLAEIRAVNPINHESEIVYHVGDQLVRNVNLTLQSDIGKIMDGSNGILGIQQVCLEFQTMTRIKFEEKFVQRVEFHILIRNLLRRLSSLAYFHHDWELDLDFAGLIERAAEVRLIKNDTRWVDWERYSSRQENKMNLGGVVGRVEYEGDLGEFMPLLRLGELVHVGKGAVFGMGKFIIFSGKIC